Proteins co-encoded in one Ictalurus furcatus strain D&B chromosome 9, Billie_1.0, whole genome shotgun sequence genomic window:
- the fam98b gene encoding protein FAM98B has translation MECDILDGLDQVGYSGSLDEKTLSAACEQGFNSQEFAHVCTWLSSKLQHCDTKDQKSEIPDDPEKAKRELSKLLKELFCPYKGLDGELKTKKEHLKILLFLVSELQAMQIITSKTVKDTKIEKKISPLQDLQAICKVLKLPEPDQQQTTDLFSSIENGVKVLLKKVPEKHIGKPVLKESLNSEQWRQLEKINGVLLADYECRRRMLIKRLDVTVQSFSWSDRAKAKTDTMARAYQPKRHSLTLKSSISLAHLLAAREDICHMVKTSSESCRERTACAVNKVLMGRVPDRGGRPSEIEAPPPEMPPWQKRQDRGGGGGYRGGGYGGGGGRGGGGGYGGGGGYGGGGHRGGYGGGGHGGGYGGGGHGGGYGGGGHRSGGHGSSGQGGWGRDGGGGRNQGGRGGKGGYYQR, from the exons ATGGAATGCGACATACTTGATGGACTTGATCAAGTCGg CTACAGTGGTTCCCTTGATGAAAAGACACTTTCAGCAGCATGTGAGCAAGGGTTTAACTCTCAGGAGTTTGCACATGTGTGTACATGGTTATCATCAAAACTTCAACACTGTGATACCAAGGatcagaaatcagaaataccag ATGATCCTGAAAAGGCAAAACGTGAATTAAGCAAACTGTTGAAAGAGCTGTTTTGTCCATACAAGGGGCTTGATGGGGAACTGAAGACCAAAAAGGAGCATCTGAAAATCCTTT tgtttttagTATCAGAACTTCAGGCCATGCAGATTATAACAAGCAAAACAGTTAAAGACACAAAGATTGAGAAAAAGATCTCGCCTCTTCAAGACCTCCAAGCAATTTGCAAAGTGCTGAAACTCCCAGAGCCAGACCAACAGCAAACAACAGACTTGTTTTCTTCTATAGAAAATGGG GTAAAGGTTTTGCTGAAGAAAGTTCCAGAGAAGCACATTGGAAAGCCAGTGTTAAAGGAGTCCCTTAATAGTGAGCAGTGG AGACAGCTGGAGAAGATAAATGGTGTTCTTTTGGCAGACTACGAGTGTCGTCGGCGCATGCTGATCAAGCGGTTGGATGTGACTGTGCAGTCTTTCAGCTGGTCAGACAGAGCCAAG GCAAAAACTGACACGATGGCCAGGGCATATCAGCCAAAGAGACACTCACTGACATTAAAGTCATCAATAAGCCTTGCTCACCTGTTGGCAGCACGAGAAGATATCTGCCACATGGTGAAGACCAGCAGTGAGTCCTGCAGGGAGCGGACTGCCTGCGCTGTGAACAAG GTGCTGATGGGAAGGGTTCCTGATCGAGGAGGAAGACCCTCAGAGATTGAAGCCCCTCCCCCTGAGATGCCACCATGGCAGAAGCGacaggacagaggaggaggaggtggataCAGAGGTGGTGGAtatggaggaggtggaggacgtggtggtggtggcggaTATGGAGGAGGTGGCGGATATGGAGGAGGTGGACATAGAGGTGGATATGGAGGAGGTGGACATGGGGGTGGGTATGGGGGAGGCGGACATGGGGGTGGGTATGGGGGAGGCGGACATAGAAGTGGTGGACACGGAAGCAGTGGACAAGGTGGATGGGGCCgagatggaggtggaggacGAAACCAAGGGGGAAGGGGTGGTAAGGGGGGTTATTATCAGCGTTAG
- the LOC128613099 gene encoding gamma-aminobutyric acid receptor subunit rho-1 isoform X2 yields the protein MCTMQIDAVIVLISICLMGAAGKSVYQRGYKPEAYKQSRSRRELEVVDGGTHKSGSPIFRRSPDLTKSPVTKSEQLLRIEDHDFTMRPAFGGPPIPVGVDVQVESLDTISEVDMDFTMTLYLRHYWKDERLSFPSTNNQSMTFDSRLVKKIWVPDMFFVHSKRSFIHDTTTDNVMLRVYPDGNVLYSLRVTVTAMCNMDLSRFPLDTQTCSLEIESYAYTDDDLMLYWKKGNESLNTDDRISLSQFLIQKFHTTTKLAFYSSTGWYNRLYIHFTLRRHIFFFLLQTYFPATLMVMLSWVSFWIDRRAVPARVPLGITTVLTMSTIITGVNASMPRVSYIKAVDIYLWVSFVFVFLSVIEYAAVNYLTTVQERTERKLREQLPCTCGIAHPNEHMMVTTAYSDVDQSTTGNYGMPDNEVRQERIFAQFTLADNQTTSHVRSLRSYVNIWIDTHAIDKYSRVIFPGAYTLFNIIYWSIYS from the exons ATGTGCACTATGCAGATAGATGCTGTAATTGTGCTGATCTCTATCTGTTTAATGGGTGCTGCTGGGAAGTCAGTCTACCAGAGGGGTTATAAACCCGAGGCCTACAagcaaagcag ATCCCGGAGGGAGCTAGAAGTGGTAGACGGAGGAACTCACAAGTCTGGCAG TCCAATCTTCAGAAGAAGTCCGGATCTAACAAAATCTCCTGTGACAAAATCGGAACAATTATTAAGGATAGAGGACCATGACTTTACAATGAGACCAGCATTTGGAG GACCGCCTATACCAGTCGGGGTAGATGTTCAGGTTGAGAGCCTTGACACTATCTCTGAGGTTGATATG GACTTTACTATGACTCTTTATCTGAGACATTATTGGAAGGACGAGCGCCTATCCTTTCCAAGCACCAACAACCAGAGCATGACCTTTGACAGTAGGCTGGTGAAGAAGATTTGGGTGCCTGACATGTTCTTTGTTCACTCGAAAAGATCTTTCATCCACGACACTACCACGGACAACGTGATGCTGCGGGTTTATCCTGACGGAAACGTGCTCTACAGTCTACG AGTAACAGTCACTGCCATGTGCAATATGGACCTCAGTCGTTTCCCCCTGGACACACAAACCTGCTCACTCGAGATAGAGAGCT ATGCATACACTGATGATGACCTCATGTTGTACTGGAAGAAAGGGAATGAGTCATTAAACACAGATGACAGGATCTCTCTGTCCCAGTTTCTCATCCAAAAGTTTCACACAACTACAAAGCTGGCTTTCTACAGCAGCACGG gctgGTACAATAGGCTGTACATCCACTTCACCCTCCGGCGCCACATCTTCTTCTTTCTGCTGCAGACATATTTCCCTGCCACGCTCATGGTCATGTTGTCCTGGGTGTCGTTCTGGATCGATCGCAGGGCCGTGCCTGCTCGAGTACCTTTAG GTATCACTACAGTTCTTACAATGTCCACTATCATCACTGGTGTCAATGCCTCCATGCCACGTGTGTCCTACATCAAAGCAGTGGACATCTACCTGTGGGTCAGCTTTGTGTTCGTGTTCCTCTCTGTTATTGAGTATGCAGCTGTCAACTACCTGACCACCGTGCAGGAGCGCACAGAGAGGAAGCTCCGAGAGCAA TTACCCTGCACATGTGGTATAGCACACCCAAACGAGCACATGATGGTGACTACTGCCTATAGTGACGTGGATCAAAGCACAACAGGGAACTATGGGATGCCAGACAACGAAGTGAGACAAGAGAGGATCTTCGCTCAGTTCACATTAGCAGACAATCAGACCACCAGTCACGTGAGGAGCTTAAGAAGCTACGTCAACATCTGGATAGACACTCACGCCATAGACAAGTACTCAAGGGTGATTTTTCCTGGAGCATACACCCTCTTCAACATCATCTACTGGTCCATCTACTCCTAA
- the LOC128613099 gene encoding gamma-aminobutyric acid receptor subunit rho-1 isoform X1: MCTMQIDAVIVLISICLMGAAGKSVYQRGYKPEAYKQSRVMGNLEPIPGSIRHKAGSRRELEVVDGGTHKSGSPIFRRSPDLTKSPVTKSEQLLRIEDHDFTMRPAFGGPPIPVGVDVQVESLDTISEVDMDFTMTLYLRHYWKDERLSFPSTNNQSMTFDSRLVKKIWVPDMFFVHSKRSFIHDTTTDNVMLRVYPDGNVLYSLRVTVTAMCNMDLSRFPLDTQTCSLEIESYAYTDDDLMLYWKKGNESLNTDDRISLSQFLIQKFHTTTKLAFYSSTGWYNRLYIHFTLRRHIFFFLLQTYFPATLMVMLSWVSFWIDRRAVPARVPLGITTVLTMSTIITGVNASMPRVSYIKAVDIYLWVSFVFVFLSVIEYAAVNYLTTVQERTERKLREQLPCTCGIAHPNEHMMVTTAYSDVDQSTTGNYGMPDNEVRQERIFAQFTLADNQTTSHVRSLRSYVNIWIDTHAIDKYSRVIFPGAYTLFNIIYWSIYS; encoded by the exons ATGTGCACTATGCAGATAGATGCTGTAATTGTGCTGATCTCTATCTGTTTAATGGGTGCTGCTGGGAAGTCAGTCTACCAGAGGGGTTATAAACCCGAGGCCTACAagcaaagcag ggtcatggggaacctggagcctatcccagggagtatcaggcacaaggcggg ATCCCGGAGGGAGCTAGAAGTGGTAGACGGAGGAACTCACAAGTCTGGCAG TCCAATCTTCAGAAGAAGTCCGGATCTAACAAAATCTCCTGTGACAAAATCGGAACAATTATTAAGGATAGAGGACCATGACTTTACAATGAGACCAGCATTTGGAG GACCGCCTATACCAGTCGGGGTAGATGTTCAGGTTGAGAGCCTTGACACTATCTCTGAGGTTGATATG GACTTTACTATGACTCTTTATCTGAGACATTATTGGAAGGACGAGCGCCTATCCTTTCCAAGCACCAACAACCAGAGCATGACCTTTGACAGTAGGCTGGTGAAGAAGATTTGGGTGCCTGACATGTTCTTTGTTCACTCGAAAAGATCTTTCATCCACGACACTACCACGGACAACGTGATGCTGCGGGTTTATCCTGACGGAAACGTGCTCTACAGTCTACG AGTAACAGTCACTGCCATGTGCAATATGGACCTCAGTCGTTTCCCCCTGGACACACAAACCTGCTCACTCGAGATAGAGAGCT ATGCATACACTGATGATGACCTCATGTTGTACTGGAAGAAAGGGAATGAGTCATTAAACACAGATGACAGGATCTCTCTGTCCCAGTTTCTCATCCAAAAGTTTCACACAACTACAAAGCTGGCTTTCTACAGCAGCACGG gctgGTACAATAGGCTGTACATCCACTTCACCCTCCGGCGCCACATCTTCTTCTTTCTGCTGCAGACATATTTCCCTGCCACGCTCATGGTCATGTTGTCCTGGGTGTCGTTCTGGATCGATCGCAGGGCCGTGCCTGCTCGAGTACCTTTAG GTATCACTACAGTTCTTACAATGTCCACTATCATCACTGGTGTCAATGCCTCCATGCCACGTGTGTCCTACATCAAAGCAGTGGACATCTACCTGTGGGTCAGCTTTGTGTTCGTGTTCCTCTCTGTTATTGAGTATGCAGCTGTCAACTACCTGACCACCGTGCAGGAGCGCACAGAGAGGAAGCTCCGAGAGCAA TTACCCTGCACATGTGGTATAGCACACCCAAACGAGCACATGATGGTGACTACTGCCTATAGTGACGTGGATCAAAGCACAACAGGGAACTATGGGATGCCAGACAACGAAGTGAGACAAGAGAGGATCTTCGCTCAGTTCACATTAGCAGACAATCAGACCACCAGTCACGTGAGGAGCTTAAGAAGCTACGTCAACATCTGGATAGACACTCACGCCATAGACAAGTACTCAAGGGTGATTTTTCCTGGAGCATACACCCTCTTCAACATCATCTACTGGTCCATCTACTCCTAA
- the atxn3 gene encoding ataxin-3, translating to MESIFHEKQEGSLCAQHCLNNLLQGEYFTPVDLSSIAHQLDEEERMRMAEGGLLSEEYRTFLQQPSGNMDDSGFFSIQVISNALSVWGLELILFNSREYQRLTIDPVNEKAFICNYKEHWFTVRKLGHQWFNLNSLLTGPELISDTYLALFLAQLQQEGYSIFVIRGNLPECEADQLLQIMRVEQQHRPKLIGEDEAQTSGQGPTVQHGVETQHDMEQGVVDEDDEELRKALALSRQDIEVEDEEADLRRAIQLSMQGASGSSNPIVPKEGSTAVAPGSTESTTGGQTESLTAEELRRRRQAYFDRQSQQQAQVTSPHQQDTQISGEEQDTGSKRSQ from the exons ATGGAGTCTATCTTCCACGAAAAA CAAGAAGGCTCTCTGTGTGCTCAGCACTGCCTGAAcaacctgctgcagggagaatACTTCACTCCTGTTGATCTGTCCTCTATCGCACATCAGCTGGATGAAGAGGAGAGGATGAGAATGGCTGAAGGTGGTTTGCTGAGTGAGGAGTACAGGACTTTTCTACAG CAACCGTCCGGAAACATGGACGACAGCGGCTTCTTTTCTATTCAA GTGATAAGTAACGCTCTAAGTGTTTGGGGTTTGGAGCTGATCCTCTTCAACAGCCGCGAGTACCAGCGACTAACGATAGACCCAGT aaatgaaaaagcCTTTATATGTAACTACAAAGAGCATTGGTTTACAGTACGAAAACTGGGACATCAG tggttTAATTTGAACTCATTGTTAACGGGACCAGAGCTGATATCAGATACTTACCTTGCACTTTTCCTAGCACAATTACAGCAAGAAG GCTATTCCATCTTTGTCATTCGAGGGAATTTGCCTGAATGCGAAGCAGACCAACTTTTGCAGATAATGAGGGTGGAACAACAGCATCGACCAAAACTCATAGGAGAGGACGAGGCTCAGACAAGCGGGCAGGG GCCCACTGTGCAGCATGGTGTGGAGACACAGCATGATATGGAACAGGGTGTAGTAGATGAGGATGACGAGGAGCTGAGAAAAGCATTGGCTCTTAGTAGACAGGACATAGaagtggaggatgaggaggCTGATCTGCGTAGAGCCATACAGCTCAGTATGCAGG GAGCTTCAGGGAGCAGCAACCCTATAGTTCCCAAAGAAGGTAGTACGGCAGTAGCTCCAGGTTCCACAGAAAGCACTACAggtggacagacagaaagcCTAACAGCAGAAGAGCTCCGCAGGAGAAGACAAGCCTACTTTGACAG GCAGTCCCAGCAACAAGCTCAAGTCACCTCTCCACATCAGCAGGACACACAAATATCTG GTGAAGAACAGGACACTGGGAGTAAACGCAGCCAGTGA
- the serpina10b gene encoding protein Z-dependent protease inhibitor — protein MELAVFSLLICASSFMPSLQSPEPHAPNITDLTFKNIDFAMNLYLKIASRHDDNIFFSPLSVSTAFAALSLAARNSTRSEILSGLNLDALDQAGQLELIPQLFQHLQGNISQDGALKLEQGTALFVDLTFQIEKAFGDQIKLFFNADVENVDFKKSEISKEIINKHVREKTGGKVKEMVTSIDPLTRIMLINTIFFQGAWKYPFNPNSTESGRFYVDKYNIVQVPMMFCVDKFFVASDDELKAKVLRLPYLGGAAMLIVLPNLNTDYTTIDDEINAERFLSWIKNLKQKKLDVSLPKFTMEKSYALHTILPAMGIQDIFRDTANFKGMSQEPGLKVSQVLHKAVIEVDEKGTKAAAATSVGITPYSLPENFIVNRPFFFFIYHEATNSLLFMGRVIDPTKK, from the exons ATGGAACTTGCTGTGTTTTCCCTTCTGATCTGTGCTTCCTCATTCATGCCTTCTCTCCAATCTCCAGAACCCCATGCTCCTAACATCACTGATCTCACGTTTAAAAACATTGATTTTGCCATGAACCTTTATCTTAAGATTGCGAGCCGCCATGATGACAACATTTTCTTCTCACCACTGAGTGTTTCTACAGCATTTGCAGCACTTTCTTTGGCAGCCAGGAACTCCACTCGTAGTGAAATCCTGTCAGGACTGAATCTGGACGCGTTGGATCAGGCTGGGCAGCTGGAGCTCATCCCACAACTCTTCCAGCACCTGCAGGGGAACATCAGCCAAGATGGAGCACTGAAGTTGGAACAGGGAACAGCACTCTTCGTGGACCTGACTTTTCAAATAGAGAAGGCTTTTGGTGATCAGATCAAGTTATTCTTCAATGCTGATGTTGAGAATGTGGActttaaaaaatctgaaatcaGTAAGGAGATCATCAATAAGCATGTGAGGGAGAAAACCGGTGGTAAAGTGAAGGAGATGGTGACTAGCATTGATCCCTTGACCAGAATTATGCTGATAAATACTATCTTCTTTCAGG GTGCCTGGAAGTATCCTTTTAATCCAAACAGCACTGAAAGCGGTCGCTTTTATGTAGACAAGTACAACATTGTCCAGGTTCCCATGATGTTCTGTGTGGACAAATTCTTTGTTGCCAGTGATGATGAGCTTAAGGCAAAGGTGTTGCGTCTCCCTTATTTGGGTGGTGCAGCTATGCTCATTGTCCTACCTAACCTCAATACTGATTACACTACTATAGATGATGAAATAAATGCAGAACGATTTCTTAGCTGGATCAAGAATTTGAAGCAGAA GAAACTGGATGTCTCTCTGCCAAAATTTACAATGGAGAAGTCCTATGCACTACACACCATTCTCCCAGCAATGGGCATTCAAGATATCTTCAGGGATACTGCTAACTTCAAAGGCATGAGTCAAGAGCCTGGTCTGAAAGTCTCCCAG GTTCTGCACAAAGCTGTGATTGAGGTGGATGAAAAAGGCaccaaagcagcagcagctacAAGCGTGGGTATCACACCATACTCACTGCCAGAAAACTTCATTGTGAACAggcctttcttcttttttatttaccaTGAGGCAACCAACAGTCTGTTGTTTATGGGCAGGGTTATTGACCCCACTAAGAAATAA